A single window of Helicobacter pylori DNA harbors:
- a CDS encoding 2,3,4,5-tetrahydropyridine-2,6-carboxylate N-succinyltransferase → MINKFKNFVSNYQQSNHYKEPLGFGIARVDIAPISKKILCATYPVLNWKDENLGSYAVFCNSLSKEKILKESASERVVEIDESFVLKALDFYTPFLNEAYSNKMAHKNIQVVLELLKALEENRLKNNNGESLYRLVILYEDKPCESVESAYMKLLALSLGKAPLRSLNLEGIFNQLSNAAWSGNKPYELEWLRTNEVALKMRGHFPSIDFIDKFPRYLMQLIPEFDNIRLLDSSKTRFGAYLGTGGYTQMPGASYVNFNAGAMGVCMNEGRISSSVVVGAGTDIGGGASVLGVLSGGNNNPISIGKNCLLGANSVTGISLGDGCIVDAGVAILAGSVIEIEENEFKKLLEVNSALEKHANNLYKGKELSGKNGVHFRSNSQNGKLIAFRSVKKIELNQNLH, encoded by the coding sequence ATGATCAATAAGTTTAAAAATTTTGTGAGCAACTACCAGCAATCTAACCACTATAAAGAGCCTTTAGGCTTTGGCATTGCCAGAGTGGATATTGCCCCTATTTCCAAAAAGATTTTATGCGCCACTTACCCCGTTTTGAATTGGAAAGATGAAAATTTAGGCTCTTATGCGGTGTTTTGCAACTCGCTTTCTAAAGAAAAAATCCTAAAAGAGAGCGCGAGCGAGCGCGTCGTTGAGATTGATGAAAGTTTTGTGTTAAAAGCGCTGGATTTTTATACGCCCTTTTTGAATGAAGCCTACTCTAATAAAATGGCTCATAAAAACATCCAAGTGGTTTTAGAGCTTTTAAAGGCTTTAGAAGAAAATCGTTTGAAAAATAATAATGGGGAGTCTCTTTATCGCTTGGTGATCTTGTATGAAGACAAGCCTTGCGAGAGCGTGGAGAGCGCGTATATGAAACTTTTAGCGCTTTCTTTAGGGAAAGCCCCTTTAAGGAGTTTGAATTTAGAGGGTATTTTTAACCAGCTTTCTAATGCGGCTTGGAGCGGCAACAAGCCTTATGAATTAGAATGGCTTAGAACGAACGAAGTGGCTTTAAAAATGCGAGGCCATTTCCCTAGCATTGATTTTATAGATAAATTCCCGCGCTATTTGATGCAATTAATCCCTGAGTTTGATAATATCCGCTTACTGGATAGCTCAAAAACGCGCTTTGGGGCGTATTTAGGGACCGGAGGTTATACCCAAATGCCCGGGGCGAGTTATGTGAATTTTAACGCAGGGGCTATGGGAGTGTGCATGAATGAGGGGCGTATTTCTTCATCGGTGGTGGTGGGAGCAGGCACTGATATTGGTGGGGGAGCGAGCGTTTTAGGCGTTTTAAGCGGAGGGAATAACAACCCCATTAGCATCGGGAAAAATTGTTTGCTAGGGGCTAACAGCGTTACCGGTATTAGTTTAGGCGATGGCTGTATTGTGGATGCAGGCGTTGCGATTTTAGCCGGGAGCGTGATAGAAATTGAAGAAAATGAGTTTAAAAAACTTTTAGAAGTGAATAGCGCTTTAGAAAAACATGCCAACAATCTTTACAAAGGCAAAGAGCTTTCCGGAAAAAATGGCGTGCATTTTCGTTCCAATAGCCAAAATGGTAAGCTGATCGCTTTTAGAAGCGTGAAAAAAATTGAGTTGAATCAAAACCTGCATTAA
- a CDS encoding tetratricopeptide repeat protein, whose amino-acid sequence MLEKSLLLLVFLVLQLSGAEENNQAPKNTPPELNPANTKGTPNPNTQITPKNDNSNLLDKLGSPENAQTELSAGIDLAKKGDYQGAFKLFSQSCDNGNAAGCFAVGAMYANGVGIQTNRLKAARYYEMGCSGGDATACANLAQMYENKKNADSNDKENALQLYAVACQGGDMLACNNLGWMFANGSGVPKDYYKAISYYKFSCENGNDMGCYNLGLMSNVNNIYGIDKAQLSQVDLNYLACNAGDMMGCANLGWIYANGDLGAPLNNHYAAKYFQMACDGGILGSCNNLGVLYQKGLGVPQDDQRALDLFSYACDNGFESSCRNYGNFKEHLLRVNPNYGRLFMPYNSYEIP is encoded by the coding sequence ATGCTCGAAAAAAGTTTGTTATTGCTTGTTTTTTTAGTCTTACAGCTTAGCGGCGCTGAAGAAAACAATCAAGCCCCAAAAAACACGCCCCCCGAATTAAACCCCGCTAATACTAAGGGTACGCCAAACCCTAACACCCAAATCACCCCTAAAAACGATAACTCTAATTTATTAGACAAATTAGGATCGCCTGAAAACGCTCAAACCGAGCTTTCTGCCGGTATTGATTTGGCTAAAAAGGGCGATTATCAAGGGGCTTTTAAGCTTTTTTCCCAATCGTGCGATAACGGCAATGCGGCCGGGTGTTTTGCGGTGGGGGCGATGTATGCTAATGGGGTAGGGATCCAAACCAACAGACTAAAAGCCGCTCGCTATTATGAAATGGGTTGCAGTGGGGGCGATGCGACCGCTTGCGCGAATTTAGCTCAAATGTATGAAAACAAAAAAAACGCTGATTCCAACGATAAAGAAAACGCTCTGCAATTGTATGCGGTGGCTTGTCAAGGGGGGGACATGCTCGCATGCAATAATTTAGGGTGGATGTTTGCTAATGGGAGTGGGGTCCCAAAAGATTATTACAAAGCGATAAGTTATTATAAATTTTCATGCGAAAATGGGAATGATATGGGGTGTTATAACCTAGGCTTGATGTCTAATGTGAATAACATTTATGGCATTGATAAGGCCCAACTCAGTCAAGTGGATTTGAACTATTTGGCTTGTAACGCGGGGGATATGATGGGGTGCGCGAATTTAGGCTGGATTTATGCGAATGGGGATTTAGGGGCTCCTTTGAATAACCACTATGCGGCGAAATATTTTCAAATGGCATGCGATGGGGGGATTTTGGGGAGCTGTAACAATTTAGGCGTGTTGTATCAAAAAGGCTTAGGCGTGCCTCAAGACGATCAAAGGGCTTTGGATTTATTCTCGTATGCGTGCGATAATGGTTTTGAATCAAGCTGTCGTAATTATGGGAATTTCAAAGAGCATTTATTGCGCGTGAATCCTAATTACGGGCGCTTGTTCATGCCATATAATTCTTATGAGATACCCTAG
- a CDS encoding succinyldiaminopimelate transaminase — translation MTFEPYPFERLRALFKEITPKKKGLDLGIGEPQFETPKFIQDALKNHTHSLNIYPKSAFEEGLREAQRGFFKRRFKVELKENELVSTLGSREVLFNFPSFVLFDYQNPTIAYPNPFYQIYEGAAKFIKAKSLLMPLTKENGFTPSLNEKELQEVDLVILNSPNNPTGRTLSLEELISWVKLALKHDFILINDECYSEIYENTPPPSLLEACMLVGNEAFKNVLVIHSLSKRSSAPGLRSGFIAGDSSLLEKYKAFRTYLGYTSANAIQKASEIAWLDDVHAEFFRNIYANNLKLARKIFKDTLIYPYSFYVYLPVQNGENFAKRLYQNEGITTLPALYLGRNHIGADYVRLALVYDTPLLEKPLEIIETYRENHA, via the coding sequence ATGACCTTTGAGCCTTATCCTTTTGAACGATTAAGAGCCTTGTTTAAAGAGATCACCCCTAAAAAAAAGGGGCTAGATTTAGGCATCGGCGAGCCGCAATTTGAAACGCCTAAATTCATTCAAGACGCTCTCAAAAACCACACCCATTCGCTCAATATCTACCCTAAAAGCGCGTTTGAAGAGGGTTTGAGAGAGGCTCAAAGAGGTTTTTTTAAACGCCGTTTTAAGGTAGAATTGAAAGAAAACGAATTAGTTTCTACGCTAGGATCTAGGGAAGTGTTGTTCAATTTCCCTAGTTTTGTTTTATTTGACTATCAAAACCCCACCATCGCCTACCCTAACCCCTTTTATCAAATTTATGAAGGAGCGGCTAAATTTATCAAAGCTAAAAGCCTTTTAATGCCATTAACTAAAGAAAATGGTTTCACGCCAAGCTTGAATGAAAAAGAGTTGCAAGAAGTGGATTTAGTGATTTTGAATTCCCCTAACAACCCCACCGGAAGAACCCTTTCTTTAGAAGAGCTGATTAGTTGGGTCAAACTCGCTTTAAAGCATGATTTTATTTTAATTAATGATGAATGTTATAGTGAAATTTATGAAAATACGCCTCCTCCTTCGCTTTTAGAAGCTTGCATGCTGGTTGGTAATGAAGCGTTCAAAAATGTTTTAGTGATCCATTCGCTCTCCAAACGATCTAGCGCTCCAGGTCTAAGGAGTGGTTTTATCGCTGGGGATAGCAGCCTTTTAGAAAAATACAAAGCGTTTCGCACCTATTTAGGTTATACGAGCGCTAATGCGATCCAAAAGGCTAGTGAAATCGCTTGGCTAGATGATGTGCATGCAGAATTTTTCCGCAATATTTATGCGAATAATTTGAAACTGGCGCGAAAAATCTTTAAAGACACGCTCATTTATCCTTATAGTTTTTATGTGTATCTGCCCGTTCAAAACGGCGAAAATTTTGCCAAAAGACTTTATCAAAATGAAGGCATTACCACCTTACCGGCCTTGTATTTAGGGCGTAATCATATCGGCGCTGACTACGTGCGTTTAGCCCTTGTTTATGACACTCCCCTTTTAGAAAAGCCTTTAGAAATCATAGAAACTTATCGAGAAAATCATGCTTGA
- the murC gene encoding UDP-N-acetylmuramate--L-alanine ligase yields MLETPKVLLKNLQDCKIHFIGIGGIGISGLAKYLKAQGAKISGSDIAISPSVKYLKALGVEINIPHDPKAIKDQDVIIHSAIIKEDNTEIQRAKELGIPILSRKDALYSILKDKRVFSVCGAHGKSSITAMLSAICPAFGAIIGAHSKEFDSNVRESANDSLVFEADESDSSFLFSNPFCAIVPNTEPEHLEHYDHDLERFFFAYGYFLDHAQKRVIYKEDPFLQNYSKDAIVLEKKDIYNIQYILKDGEPYTSFELKDLGAFLVWGLGEHNATNASLAILSALDELHLEEIRNNLLNFKGIKKRFDILQKNALILIDDYAHHPTEINATLKSARIYANLLNTQEKIVVIWQAHKYSRLMDNLEEFKKCFLEHCDRLIILPVYSASEVKRDIDLKAHFKHYNPTFIDRVRKKGDFLELLVNDDVVETIEKGFVIGFGAGDITYQLRGEM; encoded by the coding sequence ATGCTTGAAACCCCAAAAGTTTTACTCAAAAACTTGCAAGATTGCAAGATCCATTTTATCGGTATAGGAGGGATTGGCATTTCAGGCTTAGCCAAATACCTTAAAGCGCAAGGGGCTAAGATCAGCGGATCTGATATTGCCATAAGCCCTAGCGTTAAGTATTTGAAAGCTTTAGGCGTAGAGATTAATATCCCGCATGATCCAAAGGCGATTAAAGATCAAGATGTCATTATCCATTCAGCCATTATCAAAGAAGACAATACCGAAATACAAAGGGCTAAGGAACTAGGAATCCCTATTTTGTCTCGTAAAGACGCTTTGTATTCTATCCTTAAAGACAAACGCGTTTTTAGCGTGTGTGGGGCTCATGGAAAGAGCAGTATCACGGCCATGTTGAGCGCGATTTGCCCCGCTTTTGGAGCGATTATTGGGGCGCATTCTAAAGAGTTTGATTCCAATGTGCGAGAGAGCGCGAATGATAGTTTGGTTTTTGAAGCCGATGAGAGCGATTCAAGTTTTTTATTTTCCAACCCTTTTTGCGCGATTGTGCCTAACACAGAGCCAGAACATTTGGAGCATTATGACCACGATTTAGAGCGCTTTTTCTTCGCTTATGGATATTTTTTAGACCATGCTCAAAAAAGAGTGATTTATAAAGAAGATCCTTTTTTACAAAACTATTCTAAAGACGCCATTGTTTTAGAAAAAAAAGACATTTATAATATCCAATACATTTTAAAAGACGGCGAGCCTTACACTTCATTTGAATTGAAAGATTTGGGGGCTTTTTTGGTGTGGGGGTTAGGCGAACACAACGCCACGAATGCGAGTTTAGCGATTTTAAGCGCTTTAGATGAATTGCATTTAGAAGAAATTAGAAATAATTTATTGAATTTTAAAGGCATTAAAAAACGCTTTGATATTTTGCAAAAAAACGCGCTCATCCTCATTGATGATTACGCCCACCACCCTACTGAAATTAACGCCACTTTAAAAAGCGCTAGGATTTATGCTAACTTATTGAACACGCAAGAAAAGATTGTAGTGATCTGGCAAGCACACAAATACTCCCGCTTAATGGATAATTTAGAAGAGTTTAAAAAATGTTTTTTAGAGCATTGCGACAGATTGATCATTTTACCCGTTTATAGCGCGAGTGAAGTTAAAAGAGACATTGATTTGAAAGCCCATTTTAAACATTATAACCCCACCTTTATAGACAGGGTGCGTAAAAAGGGGGATTTTTTAGAGCTGTTAGTCAATGATGATGTGGTAGAAACGATTGAAAAAGGCTTTGTGATAGGTTTTGGAGCGGGGGATATTACCTATCAATTGAGAGGCGAAATGTAA
- a CDS encoding hydrogenase 1 small subunit — MFYDEKKTYQKIEERLDTVSSFNAHNEHKNLQEEFEGAGISRRDLLKWAGMMSTALALPASFAPLTLKAVEVANRLPVIWLHMAECTGCSESLLRSADPTIDSIIFDYINLEYHETIMVASGFQAEKSLHDAIEKHKNNYILMVEGGIPQGTEYFLTQGPNAETGAEECRKAAQYAAAIFAIGTCSSFGGVQAAYPNPSNAQPLHKIIDKPVINVPGCPPSEKNIVGNVLYYLMFGALPKLDAYNRPSWAYGNRIHDLCERRGHFDAGEFVEHFGDENAKRGFCLYKMGCKGPYTFNNCSKLRFNSHTSWPIGAGHGCIGCSEPNFWDTMSPFEEPLANRSIKTAFDGLGADKVADKVGTTLLSATAIGIVAHALLSKAIKNKE, encoded by the coding sequence ATGTTCTACGATGAAAAAAAGACCTATCAAAAGATTGAAGAACGCCTTGATACAGTCAGTTCGTTTAACGCTCACAACGAGCATAAGAATTTACAAGAGGAGTTTGAGGGTGCTGGTATTTCTAGGCGCGATTTGTTGAAGTGGGCGGGCATGATGAGTACAGCGTTAGCCTTGCCGGCTAGTTTTGCTCCCTTGACTTTAAAAGCGGTGGAAGTGGCTAACAGATTGCCAGTGATTTGGTTGCACATGGCAGAATGCACCGGCTGTAGCGAGAGCTTGTTAAGGAGCGCAGACCCCACCATTGATAGCATTATCTTTGATTACATCAACCTAGAATACCATGAGACCATCATGGTAGCGAGCGGTTTTCAAGCTGAAAAAAGCTTGCATGACGCCATAGAAAAGCATAAAAACAATTACATTTTAATGGTAGAAGGCGGTATCCCCCAAGGCACGGAATACTTCCTCACTCAAGGCCCAAACGCTGAAACGGGGGCTGAAGAATGCAGGAAAGCCGCTCAATACGCAGCCGCTATTTTTGCCATAGGCACATGCTCAAGTTTTGGGGGCGTTCAAGCGGCTTACCCTAACCCCTCTAACGCGCAACCCTTGCATAAAATCATTGATAAACCCGTGATCAATGTTCCCGGTTGCCCACCTAGTGAAAAAAATATCGTGGGCAATGTGCTTTATTACTTGATGTTTGGGGCTCTCCCTAAATTGGATGCGTATAACCGCCCCTCTTGGGCTTATGGGAACAGGATCCATGATTTGTGCGAAAGGCGAGGGCATTTTGATGCGGGCGAGTTTGTGGAGCATTTTGGCGATGAAAACGCTAAAAGGGGTTTTTGTTTGTATAAAATGGGCTGTAAAGGGCCTTACACTTTCAACAATTGCTCCAAACTCCGCTTTAATTCACACACTTCTTGGCCCATAGGCGCAGGGCATGGGTGCATAGGGTGTTCTGAGCCTAATTTTTGGGATACGATGAGTCCTTTTGAAGAGCCTTTAGCGAATCGCTCCATTAAAACCGCCTTTGACGGATTAGGGGCTGATAAAGTAGCCGATAAAGTCGGCACGACTTTACTCAGTGCAACCGCTATTGGCATTGTCGCGCATGCGCTCCTTTCTAAAGCGATCAAAAACAAAGAGTAA
- the ispG gene encoding flavodoxin-dependent (E)-4-hydroxy-3-methylbut-2-enyl-diphosphate synthase has protein sequence MLKERVKTKQIFIGGVAIGGDAPISTQSMTFSKTADIESTKNQIDRLKLAGADLVRVAVSNEKDALALKELKKVSPLPLIADIHFHYKFALIAAQSVDAIRINPGNIGSKDKIKAVVDACKEKNIPIRIGVNAGSLEKQFDQKYGPTPKGMVESALYNAKLLEDLDFTNFKISLKASDVIRTIEAYRMLRPLVIYPFHLGVTEAGNLFSSSIKSAMALGGLLMEGIGDTMRVSITGELENEIKVARAILRHSGRLKEGINWISCPTCGRIEANLVDMASKVEKRLSHIKTPLDISVMGCVVNALGEAKHADMAIAFGNRSGLIIKEGKVIHKLAEKDLFETFVIEVENLAKEREKSLKD, from the coding sequence ATGCTAAAAGAGAGAGTTAAGACCAAGCAAATTTTTATCGGTGGCGTGGCCATAGGGGGTGATGCTCCCATAAGCACGCAAAGCATGACCTTTAGTAAAACCGCTGATATTGAAAGCACTAAAAATCAAATTGACCGACTCAAACTCGCCGGGGCTGATTTAGTGAGGGTGGCGGTGAGTAATGAAAAGGACGCCCTAGCCTTAAAAGAATTGAAAAAAGTGTCCCCTTTGCCTTTAATCGCTGATATTCATTTCCATTATAAATTCGCTCTCATTGCCGCTCAAAGCGTGGATGCGATCAGGATCAATCCCGGAAACATCGGCTCTAAAGACAAGATCAAAGCGGTGGTTGATGCTTGTAAAGAAAAAAACATCCCTATAAGAATTGGCGTGAATGCCGGAAGTTTAGAAAAGCAGTTTGATCAAAAATACGGGCCGACCCCAAAAGGCATGGTAGAAAGCGCTTTGTATAACGCCAAACTTTTAGAAGATTTGGATTTTACCAATTTTAAGATTTCTTTAAAAGCGAGCGATGTGATTCGCACCATAGAAGCTTACAGGATGCTTCGCCCCCTTGTGATCTACCCTTTCCATTTGGGGGTTACTGAAGCGGGAAATCTTTTTAGCTCCAGTATCAAATCCGCCATGGCTTTAGGGGGGCTTTTAATGGAGGGCATTGGGGATACGATGCGCGTATCCATTACAGGGGAATTAGAAAATGAAATCAAAGTGGCTAGAGCGATTTTACGCCATAGCGGGCGTTTGAAAGAGGGGATTAATTGGATTTCTTGCCCCACTTGCGGGAGGATTGAAGCCAATTTAGTGGATATGGCGAGCAAGGTAGAAAAACGCTTAAGCCACATTAAAACCCCTTTAGACATTAGCGTGATGGGTTGCGTGGTGAACGCTTTAGGTGAAGCCAAGCATGCAGACATGGCGATCGCTTTTGGGAATCGCAGCGGTTTGATCATTAAAGAGGGTAAGGTCATTCACAAACTGGCTGAAAAGGATTTGTTTGAAACTTTTGTCATAGAAGTGGAAAATTTAGCTAAAGAAAGAGAAAAAAGTTTAAAGGATTAG
- a CDS encoding DUF262 domain-containing protein yields the protein MEAKQSTINDFFALTGTIFSIPVYQRNYTWEEENCEKLLQDIVSISQNKKTHFMGSITYILHHIDDEKSLRQLQEFVIIDGQQRITTIMLLLKAIETKIPDEEIKKEIDGLLNLSGQKLRLKPIKSDKEAFDLVMQNRSHEIQGVSHIRNNYKFFTKELDNYISKGYRIEEIYGAFLRLKIVAIGLELGEDDPQVVFESINATGVQLKGLDLIRNYLMMGENSDRQKHLYETYWVPLEDWLGEKDLNDFIITYLRIYLEKKLSEGEREVYYALKTHHRDNFSDDIQGLMSDMREYGRIYQIFLDRDHYFLHRGDPQQLANLRLRIKDLVKIQFGVAKPFVLRCARDFEEGKLDYENFHEILQILISYYVRRSVCGEPAPALAELLYSLYRQLGKDVSADALKRYLGKSVGRTAFPNDDRIKAAFLVRNAYAANQVCKFILLEIEKLNNAEPPKEENLEVEHFYPKTPTQEWRDRVGDYFTFEQDYLNNFGNLTLSGQNQKLSNKSYEAKIALMEEYSSLHLNDYFINNTHSWGIEEVKARSEYLADQFCQVGLFKDLPKEYRTRELHKTLDDDLTSHNLQSVKLPNGQRCMARNAKELARAVIDYLLENAREAFESYTDEESQRYICWDKAKAQLRDRDGTLVVPFEKYGFYFVSNASYQTVGSNLKDLILGCELNPRDFIVE from the coding sequence ATGGAAGCAAAACAAAGCACCATTAACGACTTTTTTGCCTTAACAGGCACGATATTTTCTATCCCTGTATACCAGAGGAACTACACTTGGGAAGAAGAAAATTGTGAAAAATTACTGCAAGATATTGTCAGTATTTCACAAAATAAGAAAACGCATTTCATGGGTTCTATCACTTATATATTGCATCATATTGACGATGAAAAGAGCTTAAGACAACTCCAAGAATTTGTCATCATTGACGGGCAGCAAAGGATTACCACTATCATGCTTTTGCTTAAAGCCATAGAGACAAAGATACCAGATGAAGAGATAAAAAAAGAGATTGACGGGCTACTCAATCTTTCGGGACAAAAGTTGCGTCTCAAGCCTATTAAAAGTGATAAAGAAGCCTTTGATCTGGTCATGCAAAATCGATCGCATGAAATACAAGGCGTATCACACATTAGGAATAATTATAAATTTTTCACCAAAGAGCTTGACAATTATATCAGCAAGGGGTATCGCATAGAAGAGATTTATGGCGCGTTTTTGCGGCTCAAAATCGTAGCCATAGGCTTAGAGTTAGGCGAAGATGATCCGCAAGTGGTGTTTGAAAGCATCAACGCTACAGGCGTGCAATTAAAAGGGCTGGATCTCATCCGCAACTACCTGATGATGGGGGAAAATTCTGACAGACAGAAACACCTTTATGAGACCTATTGGGTGCCTTTAGAAGATTGGCTTGGCGAAAAGGATTTGAATGATTTTATCATCACCTATTTAAGAATCTACCTTGAAAAGAAATTAAGTGAGGGAGAGCGTGAAGTGTATTACGCGCTAAAAACCCACCACAGAGACAATTTCTCTGATGATATACAAGGTCTTATGAGCGATATGCGTGAGTATGGCAGAATCTATCAAATCTTTTTAGACAGAGATCATTATTTTTTACATCGTGGGGACCCGCAGCAGTTAGCGAATTTACGCCTGCGCATTAAAGATCTTGTGAAAATCCAATTTGGCGTGGCAAAGCCCTTTGTTTTGCGTTGCGCCAGAGATTTTGAAGAAGGCAAATTGGATTATGAAAACTTCCATGAAATTTTGCAAATCCTTATCAGCTACTATGTGCGCCGAAGCGTGTGCGGAGAGCCTGCCCCTGCACTTGCTGAACTTCTTTATTCTTTATACAGACAGCTAGGGAAAGATGTTTCAGCCGATGCATTGAAGCGGTATTTGGGCAAGAGCGTTGGACGAACGGCGTTCCCTAATGATGATCGTATTAAAGCGGCGTTTCTTGTTCGCAACGCTTATGCAGCAAATCAAGTGTGCAAATTCATCTTGCTTGAGATAGAAAAATTAAATAACGCTGAACCGCCAAAAGAAGAAAATTTAGAAGTGGAGCATTTCTACCCCAAAACCCCCACCCAAGAATGGCGCGATAGGGTGGGGGATTATTTCACTTTTGAGCAAGATTATCTCAATAATTTTGGGAATCTAACCTTATCAGGGCAAAATCAAAAGCTTAGCAACAAATCCTACGAGGCAAAAATTGCGCTTATGGAAGAATACAGCTCCTTGCATTTAAACGACTATTTCATCAATAACACCCATTCTTGGGGGATAGAGGAAGTGAAGGCTAGGAGCGAATATTTAGCGGATCAATTCTGTCAAGTGGGATTGTTTAAAGATTTGCCTAAAGAATACCGCACCAGAGAGCTTCACAAAACCCTTGATGACGACTTAACTTCCCATAATCTTCAAAGCGTTAAGCTCCCCAATGGCCAAAGGTGCATGGCAAGAAACGCTAAGGAATTGGCTAGAGCTGTCATAGACTACTTGTTAGAAAACGCCAGAGAAGCCTTTGAAAGCTACACAGATGAAGAGTCTCAAAGATATATTTGTTGGGATAAAGCAAAAGCGCAATTAAGGGATAGAGACGGCACTTTGGTTGTGCCTTTTGAAAAATACGGATTCTACTTTGTGAGCAATGCGAGTTATCAAACGGTGGGCAGTAATCTTAAGGATCTTATCTTAGGTTGTGAGCTCAATCCCAGAGACTTTATTGTGGAATAA
- a CDS encoding NAD(P)H-dependent oxidoreductase, producing the protein MKKVLIINGAKAFGSSGGKLNETLTNHAKKTLESLGLEVDTTIVDKGYNHSQEVEKIVSADATIWQMPGWWMGEPWIVKKYIDEVFSAGHGKLYASDGRSSQNPTKNYGKGGLMQGKKYMLSLTWNAPIEAFNDPSEFFEGVGVDVVYLHLHKAFQFLGLSALPTFICNDVVKNPQVEQYLNSLTTHLHQAFGK; encoded by the coding sequence ATGAAAAAAGTACTCATCATTAACGGGGCCAAAGCGTTCGGGAGCTCTGGGGGGAAACTCAATGAAACTTTGACCAACCATGCAAAAAAGACTTTAGAGTCTTTGGGGCTAGAAGTGGATACAACGATCGTGGATAAGGGCTATAATCATAGCCAAGAGGTGGAAAAGATCGTTAGCGCTGATGCGACGATTTGGCAAATGCCTGGCTGGTGGATGGGAGAGCCTTGGATTGTGAAAAAATACATTGATGAAGTCTTTAGCGCAGGGCATGGGAAGCTTTATGCTAGCGATGGCAGGAGTTCGCAAAACCCCACTAAAAACTACGGGAAAGGGGGCTTGATGCAAGGCAAAAAATACATGTTGAGCTTGACCTGGAACGCTCCCATTGAAGCCTTTAACGATCCTAGTGAATTTTTTGAAGGGGTGGGTGTGGATGTTGTGTATTTGCATTTGCATAAAGCGTTCCAATTTTTAGGGCTTTCAGCACTACCCACTTTTATTTGCAACGATGTGGTGAAAAACCCCCAAGTAGAGCAGTATCTTAACTCTCTCACCACGCATTTGCACCAGGCTTTTGGCAAGTGA